One Nostoc sp. CENA543 genomic window, TAAGTATCTCCTGGCTGAACTTTCTCAATCTTCCCCATCTCCCTCTAGTAGTTGGCTAGGAGTGCATTTGCGGATGACTGGTCAATTGCTATGGCTAAAGCAAGATGAACCATTGCATAAGCACACACGAGTCAGAATCTTTTTTGAGAATCAGCAGGAATTACGGTTTGTTGACCAGCGCACTTTCGGACAAATGTGGTGGGTACAGCCTGGGGTAGCTGTAGAAAGTGTGATTACTGGTTTAGCCAAACTTGCAGCCGATCCCTTTTCGCCAGAGTTCACAGTGAAGTATTTAGCCAATAAATTACATAATCGTCGCCGACCGATTAAGACTGCACTATTAGATCAGTCTGTGGTGGCTGGGTTGGGTAATATTTATGCTGACGAAGCCTTATTTAAAAGTGGCATATTACCGCAAACTCTGTGTACAGATTTAAAGTTAGAGCAAATTGAGCCTTTGCGAACGGCAATTATTCAAGTCTTAGAAACCAGTATTGCGGCTGGTGGTACGACTTTTAGTAATTTCCTGAATGTTAAGGGGATCAATGGTAACTATGGGGGTGTAGCCTGGGTTTACAATCGCACAGGCGAACCCTGTAGAGTTTGTGGCGAAGTAATTCAACGCATCAAGTTGGCAGGAAGATCCAGCCATTTTTGTTCTCAGTGTCAAAGTTAGGGGGGTAAGGGTGTGAGGGTATAGGGGTATAGGGGAGATTAAGGTAAGGTGAGTTCGACGAATTTTAAGAAACTCTCTCTAAACCTCTCTCATGCAAAGAACGAGGCTTTAAAACCTTCATTTTTCGTTGATTCTCAATATATCTAAGCCCCTCTCCGCGTCGGAGCGAAAAGTCTGGGCGGAGGTTTCCTCCGAACAGAACTTTTCAAGAGAGAGGGGTTTGGGGAGAGGTCGTCGAATTCACCTTAAGATAGGATTTGTACCCAATCCCCAATCCCTCACAAGTGTAGGTTTTTTACCCAGCAGTGAGTGATGACTCTCAGACTAACGACAGAATCATTGTTTCACTCACCCCTACACCCCTAAACCCTTACACCCCTACACCCCAAAACCAAGGTTTTTGGTACACAACGTAAAAAACCTACATCTGTCAGACCCCCAATCCCCAATCCCCCAATCCCCTATAATTCTCTATAAAATAACGTAATCAATTGAGAGGGGAACTTATGCCGATTAAGAAAGGAAATATGGTGCGCGCTGTGCGTGAGAAGCTAGAAAATAGTTTGGAAGCTAAAGCTAGTGATACTCGCTTTCCAGCGTATTTATTTGATACTCAAGGTGAAGTCGTAGATATTAAAGGTGATTACGCCTTAGTGAAGTTTGGACAAGTCCCCACCCCTAATATTTGGTTACGTTTAGATCAACTGGCAGAATTTGAATAATCTGTTGGTGAATTACCCATAACAAAATAAGCTTGTAGTAAGCACTTTAGTGCTTAAGGATTTCAGGACTAAAGTCCTTACTACAAACGATTACGGGATTTTATCACTTTGGTCACTGGCGATCGCAATTCTAGCTGTTACCCTTAGTAACTATACAGGTTGCATTGTCTAAGCAAGTTTATGTTTTCTCCTGTTGAATCCCCAATTGTCTGTCGTCTACCGCGCGTTGCTATTATCGGTGCTGGTAGGGTGGGTAGTACGTTAGCCCAACGCATTGCTGAGAAAAATCTGGCGGATGTGGTGTTATTAGATATTGTTGAGGGAATACCTCAAGGTTTAGCACTGGATTTATTAGAAGCTAGGGGTATTGAATTACATAATCGTGAGATTATCGGCACAAATAATTATGCAGATACAGCAGATTCGCAAATTGTGGTGATTACCGCCGGATTTCCCCGCAAAACAGGGATGAGTCGGGATGATTTGCTCAAAACCAATGCCAAGATTGTGGTTGAAGCTGCTAAAAATGCGATCGCCTATTCTCCTAATGCTATTTTTATCGTAGTCACCAATCCTTTAGATGTGATGACTTATCTAGCTTGGGAAGCTACAGGTTTACCGCGAAATAGAATTATGGGGATGGCTGGGGTACTAGACTCAGCACGGTTTGAAGCTTTTATCGCCTTGGAATTAGGGGTATTACCTGCTGATGTCAAGGCGATGGTGTTAGGTAGTCACGGGGATTTGATGGTTCCGTTATCTCGTTACGCCACCGTTAATGGTATCCCCATTACAGAATTATTAGATGCAGAAACAATTGCGCGCTTAGTAGAAAGGACTCGCAATGGTGGTGCAGAAATTGTGGAATTAATGCAGACTGGCGGTGCATTTTTCGCGCCAGCTTCCGCGACAAGTTTGATGGTGGAATCGATTGTATTGAATCAGTCACGGTTGTTACCTGTGGCGGCGCATCTGCAAGGTGAATATGGTTTAAAAGATGTGGTGATTGGTGTACCTTGTCGTTTGGGTTCTCATGGAATTGAGAGTATTTTAGAATTAAATCTGAGTGATTCTGAAAAAGAAGCTTTGCATATTTCGGCTCAAGCTGTACGGAAAAATATCGAGCGATCGCAAGAAATTTTAGCTGCAACAAGTTCGATATAGTCAAAACAAAAGGCAGTAGTTTTAGAAGCTACTGCCTAATTTAAAATCACACAATTCATCACCTCATAAAACCAAATTTTTCAGTAGTTATTCGTCTTCGTCTTCATCATCGTGGCGGTATTGTCGAGAACGGCGACGACCAGAATCTTCCTCATCATCTTCATCATCATAACGGTCTTCACGGGAACTGCGGCGACTATAATTTTCTTCATCTTCATCATCATAACGGTCTTCGCCGTCTCTTCTTCCTCTGCGTCCCCGATATTCCCGATAATCTGCTTCTTCCTCACGTTCTTCGCGCCTTGAACCACTCATAAAATCCTGAGCTTTTCGTAAAAAATCACCCACCATAATTGATTTCCTCGCTGAGATATTGCAGTAGGATAAACACCTATTTTGCAAAAATTTGTAGTTACCCCTGTTATGATGAGTCGGTTTTTTTGTTCTTCCGTCCTACTTTTGAAATACTTTGCGATCGTTCTTGAGAAATATACTTTTAGTTGGATTATATGTGCAGAAAAATAATAAGTGTTCTCTAGAAATGATCTTTACAAACAATAATTTGACGTAAAACATACTGTGGAATTAGTAGCATAATTTACAGTGGTATCATAACAAAACTATCTATTTAGTGTATTTTCAATAACATAATAAGCATATTTATATTTGGTCGCTTGTGCCTTATTTATTGATAAAATAGCAATTTGTCTAAAATTTCCAGAAAATTTTCAATGCTACATAAATAGTATATGCAATAAAAAGCAAATTATAATATTGTCAGAATTATCAGTTAAATAGGCTACATCACATGGGTTCAGGCAAAGATAGCTTACAGAGTGCCAAAACTAAAACTCGTCTTCTGCTGGCTTTATGGGATTTGGGAGGAACACAGCAGGAAGTAAAGAAAGGGCAACTCAACAAGCGCATTTTATCGAAGGGCAAGAAAGCCGCAGATTATCAAGGTGTATTTGAGGAATTACAGAAACAAGGGACGATATCGATTTCAAAAACAGGATATTCTCTGACATCGCCCAAGGGTTTGAAGGTGCTGAGTGACGGTTTGAGAAGTGGTGAGTTTAAGTTTGATGGCACTATTGTTGGCACTTGGGCGGCGAATGCGTTGGTGAAGTGGATTGGCCAAATTGATATTGCAGAGGTTAGCACATCTACACCAGCTAATGGGAGCAGTGCGATCGCTTCTTATGAAGAGTTCAAGTCAGTGGTGTTGGAAGTCTACGACAAGTTGAACCAGAATTACAACTTTAATGATTTAGTACCAATTTATCGGCTCAGAAGAGAAATAGGTGATCGCGTTAGTCGTGAAAGTTTCAATAATTGGCTACTTGAAATACAGACTGACGACATACTTCAGCTAATTGCTGGTGAAATTCCAGACTTCACTCCTGATAAACGTGAAGATTCAATAACCATACCTGAAGTTGGATTGCGTTCTTATGCCAAGAAATTGAGTTGATTAGATTGTCCTCAGATACTTTGAAGTTCCTCACACTAAATAGAATTGTTATGACAAATAATCCTGTTTCTTCAATAGAAGTTGTCAACGCTGCTATTCAAAGCCAAAATCCATTCATTAATGCTGGAATTGCTAAAGAGCAAGATGTTTGGGGAAGAAAGCTTCCTGATGTAACTACGCTCAATTCCCATGCTTCTGACACAGTTTTTCAGGCGATTGATCTGGTAAATAAAAGTACATATAGTCAAGATAAAGTAACATCAATAGCCATAACGGCACAACAAGGAGTCGGTAAAACTCATCTTCTCAGCCGTATTCGTCATCGATTAGAGCAGGAAGGTGGTGCTTTATTTATATATGCTAGCGTCAATAACTATACTGACTTGAACTTAGTCAAGTACCAATTTCAGCAAACTTTGGCAGATAGTCTGAGCAAAACTGGTAGCCAAAAGGTTATGCAGTGGCAAGAAGTAGCCGCAGCTATGGCAAACGAAGGTTTTAAATCAATCAATGCTAATGCTCCTAGTCTTTCTGCATGGGATCTACTCGAAAGATTTGATAAAGTCTATGCAAATTGGTTGGCTAAAAATAAAAATTTGATGGACAAACTGACTAGTGAAGTACTCAAAACAAAACCAAATGCAGATCCTTATATCGTTAGAGCTATTTTGTGGACTCTTTCTGATACCCAAGCAACCTTTGCAATCAAATGGCTCTCTGGTGAAGAATTAGCAAAATCAAATGCTGATTTCTTGGGTTTACCAAATGCTGTTAAAACAAATCAAGATAGAGAGGCTGAAGCTCTTAAGAATATTCAACAGATATTAAATTTAGTTAGTTACTATAATTCAGTAGTTATTTGTTTTGATGAAATAGATGTAAAAAATAATGCTAATGATGATGGTTTGCCTACAGAAATTGTAATTGCTAATTTAGTCAAAATCCTTCATGATACCCTTGAAAACTCCGAATTAGGCAAAGGTATTGTAATTATTACAGTTATGCTACCAGAAACCTGGACAGATAAAATACTAAACATACCAGGAGGTACACCTGCTAGAGCATCAAAATATACAGGTACAAAACCAATAGATTTAAGAAATATTGATAGTAATTCTCTTGTTGAATTGGTAAATCTTTGGTTACAAGATTTCTACAATACAAATAGTTTATTACCTCCTCATCCTTTGTACCCATTTGAAGAAATTAAGCTGAAAGAATATGGCAAACGAAGACCAACTATTAGAGAGGCGTTGAAGTGGTGTGCAGAAAACTTTAAAGCTCCAGGAGATATTTTACCAGATGACCCATATGAAAGATTTGAACTTGCTTTGAATAGAGAAATTACAACAGATAAAGAAAATTATCTGGATGATAATTCTTTAATCGCTGAAGCTTTACGCTTAGGTTTTGAAACGCTAAAAGGAGAAATATTAGAAGGGGAAACATCAACAGGCGAAAAATTAAACCAATTAGAGATAATTGATGTTGAAGAAGTGCCAGCTAAATCACAAAATAACGGTTATATTAATTTCAAAGTAGTTACCAGAGAAAATGAAAAAATTATTAAAATTGGATTAGCTGTCATCCAACCACCTAGATCAGTACTATCAGGATTAAATCGACTAACTCAATACCAAACTTTCGATATAAATCGTGGTTGTTTATTGCGTTCTAAATCTCGAAAAATTAATAAAAAAGGAGAGGCTTATCAATTACTTAAGCATCTAGTATCAAACTTGGGTGGTGAATGGGTAGATTTAAAGGCAGAAGAAATCAAACCCATTATTGATATATATTATGTTTATCAAAAACGTGATAACTACCGAATTAACGATGAGCAGTTCATAACATTTGCAAAAAAATTAACTCGTACAAATCCTTTATTACTAGAGATTTTGAGTTCTCCTTGTGGACAAGTTGATGAAGAAACTATTGAAGCAGAAGAACTGTTAAATGACTTTCTCAACCCCTCAGTTATAGAAGAAACAGATGATTCGGATGATCTGAGTGAGTTGTTTACATAAGTATGAGCGAATCAATCTTACTTCAAACAAGTTTGTTGCTACCTGCTCCTGATATAGCAGCTTTAATTGAAGGCAGAACTATCACAGCTATGCCTCGGAAATTCATCCACCCAGGGCAAAAATTTGCTCTCTGTCCAACTAATATTGTGACACTATCAAATGAAAAATTCTATCGTTCAAATTTTTTACATATTGTCCAAAGTGTTACTGCTAACTTAAATTCTAAAACAGCCTTAATTACAGCTTGGGCGAAATGTGAACTGTGTCAAATGCTAAATGCTCCAGAATCATTTGATGCTTTGTCTCAATTAACTATCTGGACAAAAGAAGCATTAGAAGAAAATCTCAAACAAAGACCCTATATCTTTTTAGCTTACTTGCGTGTTTATTTACTACCAGAAGCACAGGAGATTGATCTACAAAATCAAATACGCCAATTTATACCTTTGCCACATTCTCTAACTGTTACTGAAGCAGACCCAATATTAACTGATCGCACTTTCGCACAACGCAAACAACAACTGCAAAACTTAGAACCTCCAAAGCATCCTGAATTAGAAGAATTGCAGAGTATTCTATCCCAACTTGCAATTAACAACCCAGCCGCCCAAGAATTAAATGATGATATCCAAATATTTTTAGGTTGGAATAATACTAAGCATATTCAACCAATAAATACAGATTTAGCTTGGATAAATAATATTGCATCTCTGGGTAATCGAAGCCTAGAACTAGATGAGAAAAAAAGTAATTACCAAGCTGGAACAGATTTTGAGAATATCACACGCCAAAGCTTAGATTTTTTAGGGTTTAAAGTTGAGGATGCTTTCAAAGGAGGTGCTGGCGGTTTAGATTTATTTTGTTCAAAACCATACCCTCTAGTTTGTGAATGTAAAGCAGGTAAACTGATTCCTAGCCACACAGTACAAGAACTGATTAAGTTGGGTGGTATGCACTTAGGTGCAGATAAATTCCTACACTCGGCTAAATTGATAATTGGCCCTGGTAATCCCTCAACAGATACTCTAAAAGCCGCACAACAATGGAAAGTAAGTATTATTAATGCTATGACTTTACAAAAGCTAGTTGAATTAAAAGCAAAATATCCTGGTGCTATCAACTTAATTGAACTTAAGCAATATTTAGAACCTGGACAAATTGACGATAAGATTGATGAGTATATTGCTCAGACTGAACAGCAGATTAAATTGCGATCGCACGTTATCCAAGTATTAAAAAATTATCTTGAACTTACCAAATACGATCGTGCTGGAGTTGAAGCACTTCATGCTGCATATATGACTTCTTATCCTCCTACATCCCTAGAATCTAGGCAATTACACGAAATTTTAATAGAACTTTCATCGCCATTAACAGGGTACTTAGGGCGAATTAAAAGTAATGATTGGAGAAGCGATCGCTTTTACTATTTACGTGACTTACCACTTAACTAAAGATTAGTTTTAAGAGTACCAGTGTTGAGATAATTTTGAATAAAGAAAAGTAACAATAACCAAAGAGCGATCGCATTTCCTCGAATGTTAAGCAAAGTAACGGGAAAACAGCGATCGCCTTTTTTTGTCGGAAAGTTTTATACGTAAATATAACTACTAGTTCTGAATATTACGTTAACTTTATACCTATGTCCTGAGTTGTATACTTTACAAAAACTTTTAAATTTATACTGTCGAACAAGTAAGGATATACTGATTACACTAATAGTTAAGAAAACACTTGTAAATTTAAAATCAGAGGTAAAATGGAATATGTATTACCAAATTTGGGCGTTCTTTCTCCAAGAAGACGAATACCAGCAGTGGAGAAAAAATACAAAACTTAATAATAATTATAATAGATTAACATGGCAAAAAATCATTGATTTTTTCGCTTCTGTAGAAGATAACTTCCTTGTCAAGAGTCAATTGGGAGAAGCAAAAAATCCAGAGCATTTTATTAGCATTGCAACTGAAAATGGCTATCACTTAATCTTAGAAGAACTAGCTTGGTTTCTTGTCACCAGAAAGCATATTTGGACATTTCTTGATTTCGCACAAAAAACCCCATCTGTCAAAGACAAACTATTAGCATCTAAAACTCCTCAACAATTTGTACAAATAGCGGCTAATTATGGTTATCACTTTACCGTCGATGAATTAGCCTGGCTACTCACAGAAATTAAATCATCACCAGAATTAGTACCAATTGATAATAGTGTGGGAGAAGTTGATACTGTCTCTAACTACGGCAAAATCGAAATAGGATATTGGATTTGGTTAGCGGAAGAATGGGGAATCATAGCACCTTTTTGTCATAGAGAACCACCACTGAACTTTATGTCTCAGTATGGTGACAATCCTTTTTTGCCAGATCGCTGTTTCTTGCCCAAAAGCTACTTTAATCAGCACTTAATTAGCAATAGATAGACACTCAACACTCAAAGATTTGCCTTTTGTGTGCTGCGAAACAGTTTACAGACATGAATTTATTAATTTTGACTCAAAAAAACCCGCCTTCTTAATGAAAGCGGGTTTTAAAATTAACGTGAGTTCGATAAGTCTTTTTTGACCTCTCCCCCGACCCCTCTCCGACACGGAGAGGGGAGTAAAGAGCTAAAATATCAACGAAAATGTGGGTTTTAAAGCCTCTCTCCTTGCAGGGGAGAGGTTTGGAGAGGGGTTTTTTTGTTCGTCTAACTCACGTTAAAATTAATAGAACTATTCCTGGTTGAACTTTTGTGTAGCAGTATAAAATTTATTAGCCTAGAGAAACTTTTAAACTGCTGGGTTGAGCAAGATTTCCCTGCAAAACTACACCGCGTTGATTAGCGTACAGGTGACGCAAAATCTTGTAAATAGCTTCAACTTGATCAGCTGCACCTAATTTATCTGCAATTTCTGCCAAAGAGAGGGCTGATTTTTCTGTTTGCAGTAAGTCTACTACCTTAGCTTGCAAGTCCAAAATAGCCGCAGCCGCTTTTTTACCAGCTTCTACCCCTGGCTGGTGGTAAGCGTTAATGTTAACCAAGCTAGCGTATAAACCTACAGCCCGTTCATACAAAGCGACTAATGCGCCGACAGTCCTAGCGTTAACTTGGGGAATGGTGACAGTGATTGAGTCACGCTGATTTTCATACAAAGCTTGGCGAGTTCCTTGTAAGAAGCCAGAGAGATAGTCACCGGAAGTTACACCAGGATCAATCTCTGGAGATGCGCCGTTGCGGTCTTCCAAAACTTCGATTAAGGTAGCAAAGAAATTGGGTACACCTTCACGCAATTGCTGTACATAGGCGTGTTGGTCGGTTGAACCCTTGTTACCATAAACGGCAATACCTTGATAAACAACATTGCCATCTAAGTCTTTTTCTTTACCCAAGGATTCCATCACTAGCTGTTGTAAGTAGCGGCTAAACAACAGCAAGCTGTCCTTGTAGGGTAAGACAACCATGTCTTTTTCACCCTTACCGTTACCCGCAAAATACCAAGACAACGCCAACAACGCCGCCGGGTTATTTTTCACATCACTGACGCGGGTAGCGTCGTCCATTTCTTTTGCACCTTCTAGCATGGTGCGGACATCAATCCCTTGCAAGGCGGCGGGAACTAACCCAACAGTAGACATTTCCGAAGTCCGTCCGCCTACCCAATCATACATAGGGAATCTAGCCAGCCAACCTTCAGCTTTTGCTAATTTATCCAGATTACTATCAGCACTAGTAATAGCTACTGCATATTGAGCAAAATCTAAATTTTGTCCAGCATAGGCTTTCTTGACTTCAATCATGCCGTTACGAGGTTCTGGTGTGCCTCCAGATTTGGAGATCACTAGTACCAAGGTGCTAGCAAGATGATTTCTCAGTTGAGTGAGAACCCGATCAATACCGGCGGGATCGGTGTTGTCGATAAAATGAATTTTTAGGGGCGGAAAGTCTGGGGCGAGGGCTTCAGCAACAAATTGAGGGCCAAGGGCAGAACCACCTATGCCAATAGAAATAATATCTGTGAAGCGGTTTGCTTTAGGTGGATGAATTGCACCAGTGTGAACTTTTTCGGCAAAGGCTTCCACTTGTTCTAAGGTTTGCACAATTTCTTGTGTCAGTTCTGGAGTGGGGGCTAAATCTGGGTTTCTTAGCCAGTAGTGTCCCACCATGCGGTTCTCATCAGGATTGGCGATCGCACCCTGCTCCAATTGAGCCATCTCCGCAAACGCTTTGTCAAACTTCGGCTGCAACGACTTCACGAAGGCATCATCAAAACGCATCCGACTTACATCTAGATACAGTCCTAATCCCTCGTGGAAATATAACCAATCTTGGTATCGTTGCCAAAGTGCCTTCGCATCCATAGGGAAATCTCTAGTAAAGTGTCCTTAAAATCAAGTGTAATGTAACGGTAGACCCATCCCTGCTTTGCCTTATACAGTTTTTAGTGTTGAGAAACTCATCGACCTAAACATCTGGCATAGGTATGACGCGCAGAAATTTAACAATCTCACCCCTGATTTCTATCCCAACCAAATAATTATCAATGGTAAACCTGTGAAAAATGCCCTCATCATCCAGCTGTCGTAACTCTGGAAGAGAATGCAAATTCCACTTGTCAGCAAACTCATAAAACACAAAATCGAATACTCGCTGATAGGCAGCTGATTCTAAACTTTTCAGGTCTACTAAAAAAGACCTCGCATAACGCATTTCGAGATTCACTGCGTTCACCTTAGTAGGGGCATAGGGCATAGGGGATGGGGCATGGGGCATGGGGCATAGAAGAGGAATTGGAGCAGGGTGCAGGGTGCAGGGGGGAGAAGAATTTCCCCATTTCCCCCTGCTCCCTGCCCCCCTGCCTCCTTTATCCCAGTCCCCAATCCCCAGTCCCCAGTCCCCAGTCCCCAATCCTAAACAAACATCAACATTCGGACGGCTTCATCATGGGTTAAGATATCCCACGGTTGCTGCGATCGCTTGACTTGTTGTATTGCTTTTAGCATATAAAAATCACAATGCAGCGCATGGATATCATGCCAAACGCTTTCCAGTTCCTCATCCCCTAACTGTTCAATTAAATGATGGATTCTAATTCTCAACAAGTTCATCTATTCTTCATATCAACCAAAATACAAACGTATTGTTCCCAAAAATCGGCAATGTTTAACGGGATGGGGATTGGGGATTGGGGATTGGGGACTGGGGATTGGGGACTGGGGATTGGGGACAAGGTAGACAAGGTAGAATTTTACCCAATGACTAATGACTAATAACTAATGACTAATGACTATTGACTATTGACTATTGACTAATAACTAATGATTGAATACCTGATTTTTCTTGCAATTTCTACAGCCACCTTTGCCCTGTTTAGTTTAGGACTCAATTTACAGTGGGGTTTTACAGGGTTAATTAATTTTGGTCATATCGCTTTTATGACTTTGGGTGCTTATACTACGGTGCTATTAAGTGTTAGGGGTGTACCTCTATTCATCGCAGCACTGATAGGGGCAGCTGTGGCGGCTTTATTGGGTTTAATTATCGGTTTGGCAACTCTGCGCCTGCGGGAAGATTATTTAGCTATTGTTACCATCGGGACTGGTGAACTTATCCGCTTGGTGGTGAATAACCAGGAGTTACCTGTGGGTGATACTTGGGTATCTGGGGCGTTTGGTGTACAAAGTTATCCGATTCCGTTTTCGACACAGCCAAATTTGGTGTTTCGTTTGGGGATGATTGGAGTCTTAACGCTGCTGTTGGCGATTACAATTTTTTCATTATGGCGGTGGATTCGCATTGCTCAAAAACCACAGGTTGTTGATTCAGGTTACAGAGTTGGTAACAAGCAAGAATTTATTTCGCGGTTGGTGGTGGGCAGTATCTTAGGTGTATTAGCACTGCTCATCTATATTTCTGGGGTGATCACGCTCTATAATTACTTGCCCAAGGCAGGTTTAATGCTGTTATCGCTGTTAGTGTTAGCACTGGTATTTTGGCGGTTGGAGTATTTAGTGCGATCGCCTTGGGGTAGAGTCTTGAAAGCTATCCGTGAAGATGAAGAAATACCCAAAGCAATGGGTAAAAATGTGTTTTGGTACAAGCTACAATCCTTGATGTTAGGTGGTGCGATCGCAGGTGTGGCTGGTGCTTTCTTTGCTTGGCAAATCAGTGCTATTTACCCTGATAACTTCCAGCCACAGCTAACTTTTGACTCCTGGATTATGGTAATTTTAGGCGGTTCTGGTAATAATGTCGGCACCATTTTAGGCGCAGTCATTTACTTTGCCTACGATGCCATTACCCGCGAAGTTTTACCAAAAATTATTCCTCTGGATGAAGCGCGTTTAGGTGCATTTCGGATCATGGTGATTGGTTTAATTTTAATGGTGCTGATGATTTGGCGACCTCAAGGTATCTTAGGGAAAAAGGAGGAACTCACCCTTGGTAAATAACCAATCATCCCCCCTTCCCCTATTAGCTGCTAGCGGACTTTGTAAAAGTTTCGGTGGGATCAAAGCTGTCAGTGAAGCCCAAATCGAAGTTGCTCAAGGTAGCATCACTGGTTTGATTGGCCCCAATGGTGCGGGGAAAACTACTTTATTTAACTTACTTTCTAACTTCATCCGTCCAGATAAGGGACGCGTGATTTTTGACGGTGAACCCATCCAAAACCTACAACCCCACCAAATCGCCCAACAGGGATTAGTCCGCACTTTTCAGGTAGCGCGGACACTCTCTCGGCTGTCAGTGCTAGAAAATATGCTGCTAGCAGCCCAAAAACAAACAGGGGAAAATTTTTGGCAGGTGCAGTTACAGCCCCACATAGTTGCGAAAGAAGAAAAGGAATTAAAAGCCAGAGCAATGACGGTGCTGGAATCTGTAGGATTAGCCCATAAAGCCTACGAATATGCTGGTGGCTTGTCTGGAGGACAGCGCAAACTGCTAGAAATGGGTAGAGCCTTAATGACGAACCCCAAGTTGATTTTGCTTGATGAACCAGCAGCCGGAGTTAATCCCAGACTAATTGATGATATATGTAATCGCATCCAAAATTGGAATCGTCAAGACGGCATGACCTTTCTAATTATTGAACACAACATGGACGTAATTATGTCCTTGTGCGATCGTGTCTGGGTACTAGCAGAAGGAAGGAATTTAGCCGATGGCACACCTACTCAAATTCAAAACAATTCCCAGGTTTTAGAAGCCTATCTAGGACAGTAGGGTACAAGGGACAGGTTCCAGAGAAGTTGAGGGGCAGAGGATGTGGGAATGTGGGGAGCAATTCTGCAATTTTGAATTTTGTAGCTTGCTTCTCCGTTAGCGTTAGCATCTCCGTTAGGAGAAGAAATATTGTGAGTTTTGAATTGATAGTCCCCAATCCCCTTTTTAACCTTCTGCAACTCGCCAATACACTCCATTTTGTCGCTGCATCAGTTGATTAACAATTAACTCGCGTCTCAAAGTGGCGTAGTCAGGATAATACTTTTTGATTGTCGCATTCACTTGACTTTCTGGATATTTTACCCCCACCTCAAACTTTTCCACTAACCACTGAAGAATTACTAACCGCTTTTTGCGTTGAGCAGGAATTTCTTTCAAGATTTGATCAGAGTTATCTTTTTCAAGAAAATTCCGTAAAATCCTGCTTGACCACGATTCACTGTTCTCATCTACTACCGTTTGCTTGGTGTCCATAATTTTAAACCAATTAGAAGATTATCTAATTAGAAGTATATCTAATTAGATTTCCCTTGTCCACATATTTTTGTGAACTCAAGCCTCTGTGACTCGCCAATAAACGCCGTTGTCACGCTGCATTAGGTGATAGCCAATTAATTCTCGTC contains:
- a CDS encoding DUF2087 domain-containing protein; this encodes MDTKQTVVDENSESWSSRILRNFLEKDNSDQILKEIPAQRKKRLVILQWLVEKFEVGVKYPESQVNATIKKYYPDYATLRRELIVNQLMQRQNGVYWRVAEG
- a CDS encoding branched-chain amino acid ABC transporter permease, whose amino-acid sequence is MIEYLIFLAISTATFALFSLGLNLQWGFTGLINFGHIAFMTLGAYTTVLLSVRGVPLFIAALIGAAVAALLGLIIGLATLRLREDYLAIVTIGTGELIRLVVNNQELPVGDTWVSGAFGVQSYPIPFSTQPNLVFRLGMIGVLTLLLAITIFSLWRWIRIAQKPQVVDSGYRVGNKQEFISRLVVGSILGVLALLIYISGVITLYNYLPKAGLMLLSLLVLALVFWRLEYLVRSPWGRVLKAIREDEEIPKAMGKNVFWYKLQSLMLGGAIAGVAGAFFAWQISAIYPDNFQPQLTFDSWIMVILGGSGNNVGTILGAVIYFAYDAITREVLPKIIPLDEARLGAFRIMVIGLILMVLMIWRPQGILGKKEELTLGK
- a CDS encoding Nif11-like leader peptide family natural product precursor, whose product is MYYQIWAFFLQEDEYQQWRKNTKLNNNYNRLTWQKIIDFFASVEDNFLVKSQLGEAKNPEHFISIATENGYHLILEELAWFLVTRKHIWTFLDFAQKTPSVKDKLLASKTPQQFVQIAANYGYHFTVDELAWLLTEIKSSPELVPIDNSVGEVDTVSNYGKIEIGYWIWLAEEWGIIAPFCHREPPLNFMSQYGDNPFLPDRCFLPKSYFNQHLISNR
- a CDS encoding glucose-6-phosphate isomerase; translated protein: MDAKALWQRYQDWLYFHEGLGLYLDVSRMRFDDAFVKSLQPKFDKAFAEMAQLEQGAIANPDENRMVGHYWLRNPDLAPTPELTQEIVQTLEQVEAFAEKVHTGAIHPPKANRFTDIISIGIGGSALGPQFVAEALAPDFPPLKIHFIDNTDPAGIDRVLTQLRNHLASTLVLVISKSGGTPEPRNGMIEVKKAYAGQNLDFAQYAVAITSADSNLDKLAKAEGWLARFPMYDWVGGRTSEMSTVGLVPAALQGIDVRTMLEGAKEMDDATRVSDVKNNPAALLALSWYFAGNGKGEKDMVVLPYKDSLLLFSRYLQQLVMESLGKEKDLDGNVVYQGIAVYGNKGSTDQHAYVQQLREGVPNFFATLIEVLEDRNGASPEIDPGVTSGDYLSGFLQGTRQALYENQRDSITVTIPQVNARTVGALVALYERAVGLYASLVNINAYHQPGVEAGKKAAAAILDLQAKVVDLLQTEKSALSLAEIADKLGAADQVEAIYKILRHLYANQRGVVLQGNLAQPSSLKVSLG
- a CDS encoding ABC transporter ATP-binding protein, with translation MVNNQSSPLPLLAASGLCKSFGGIKAVSEAQIEVAQGSITGLIGPNGAGKTTLFNLLSNFIRPDKGRVIFDGEPIQNLQPHQIAQQGLVRTFQVARTLSRLSVLENMLLAAQKQTGENFWQVQLQPHIVAKEEKELKARAMTVLESVGLAHKAYEYAGGLSGGQRKLLEMGRALMTNPKLILLDEPAAGVNPRLIDDICNRIQNWNRQDGMTFLIIEHNMDVIMSLCDRVWVLAEGRNLADGTPTQIQNNSQVLEAYLGQ
- a CDS encoding cytotoxic translational repressor of toxin-antitoxin stability system; amino-acid sequence: MNLEMRYARSFLVDLKSLESAAYQRVFDFVFYEFADKWNLHSLPELRQLDDEGIFHRFTIDNYLVGIEIRGEIVKFLRVIPMPDV